Genomic segment of Gopherus flavomarginatus isolate rGopFla2 chromosome 2, rGopFla2.mat.asm, whole genome shotgun sequence:
ccgcagaccagcggaccctccgcaggcaccactgcggcagcttcaccggagccgcctgccaccccctccagcaaaatgccgccccctaataatgctggcgcccgaggcgattgcctaagccacctaaatgcaagcgccggccctggctgaaGGTGGTGTAGTACCGTACCATACTCCTCTTCCATTAACAGGACACTTCCCCTCATTGGGATGGGAAGTAAAGAAGTGGAGAAAGGCATGGAGCTTATGAGATGGCCGCTGGTAGCATTGTTAACTGGCTGTGTCCAAATGGCAAAGTACATAGCTGCTCCTACTGGTGTTCTTTTGAACAAGCCACTTCATGCGTGTCCAGCTATGGCCATGGAATAACAGCAAGGCACAAGCTGGTAGTTTGTAGAAGGACTTGAAAAAATTCCCTGTCACATATTAGCTCAATGACAAAATATAACTAAGGTAGTTGAAAAATATCTGTATTGCCTCTTATCCCTAGAGACCTGCCCCTTTTGCCGCTGTCTGTGCAAAAAGTAAAATTACGTTGTTTCAGATGAACTTCTAGGTTGTTTTCTCAAGTTGTGGTTGCTTTAGACTGATTTGGCTTTTTTACTTCTCATCGCAGTGGACAATAATgcgttttgttgtttttattctaCATTTGCAACCTAGATTTTATACTTGGGAGTCACAATAAACGCTATCTGATCAGTCCTAGCTAGGGGTTAGGTTCTCTGCAACTCAGTTTTGTTAATTTTCCAATCAAGTTTCTAAGCccatctttcttcttgggcattaCGGTGGTAGTACTGTCATAGGGAGAGGATGTTATAGGTTTGTTGGTAGGTGAGTGGCTCTGGTCTGTGTGTGGGCATTCTCTCTCATGGTGACCTTCAGATTCTGGATTATGTACTTTAAATTCTACAGAATGTATCTGCAGCTGGGGATaaattaaatctaaataaatacatcAATCTTTGTGTCTATGAATCTTGGAGCAGCTTTGAGAAGAGGAAAATCGTAGGGACGTCAATCTGTAACTCATTCAGCTGATGTCTAGGTGCAGAATATGCTAGAATGCTATAGAGCAGGCATGGTTTTAATAGCTGCTTTTATCTATTTTAGAATTACGTGAAGATGATGAACAGCTGGTAGCTGAAATTTCTGAGACATACGTACCCCAGAAGCACTCTGAAGATGAAGTGCAATCTCATCTTGCAGTTCTTCAAGCCAACAAGAATTCTAAAGCAGAAACTGACTGCAAACTTGATGAAGACTCATCAGTGACCCGAGTTGCGCCAGAAACGGAGCCGCCTTTGGATATTTCTTCACCATTCACAAAAGAAACCGATTCTCCATCTTCAGTAGTGTTGGCTCCAGACCAGACTTTACCATCCAATGTACCCACAGCCACCCAAGAGTGGGTGATGTCAGAAGAAGACATGGTTGTCACTCTTGAAGGGTTGGCTGATGCTGAGTCAAAGGCTGAAACTTTGGCCCTGGAGTCAGTGCCGAGCAAGAGCAAGCTCAAGAAAGTAAAATCATCTTCCCGTGGGAAGAAAACAGCTGGAGAGACCCCAGAAACGGAAGCACCCACGGAGGGCATCCCTGTCCCCAAAGCATCTTACCAGTTCAGTCCTGCTGAGTATGATGAGAAAATAAACCCCTTTGTGATGGGAGGTTCCAAAATGCAAAACTCTCCTCCCGCAGCTCAGCAAACCTTCATGGCTTCAAACAGCGACACCAATGATTCCGGGGTGGAGTTGGCTGAGGAGTCCCGGGGCCATGCTCTGAAGCTGGAATTTGATTTTACGGATGGGCTGGAGAACGGAGAGGTCAAGAAAGCCCTGCCAAAGAAAATTGGCAGAAAATCTGCCAGCAAACTAACCCCTAAACGACAAAGAGAAGCTGCTAATAAACCTGTGAGTGCTGATGGCCTGGAAAAGGCTCCAgcagaggtgcctctccccaaaGCTTTGTACTCGGTGGATCCCAGTCAGTGGGACGACCCTAACTTCAACCCTTTTGGCAGCAGCTCGAACATGCagaactccccacccctcccaaaggcTTCCTATCACTTTGACCCCAACAACTTTGACACAGTGGATCCTTTTAAACCAACCAAGAGCTTAGCCAACACAGCTGctgactcctgccccacagctgaTAATAATCTCAATGAAATTCTGGAGTCTCAGACCCTGGAGGTTCAGGATGAGGAGCTGACGGTAGGCAAAGCCTCTCCAAAGAAGGCCAAGTCACGCTTGATAACGTGAGTGATGCCACGTGCTGGGTTGGCTGCTCTTTGTGCTCTCtgtggggtcaggcagctggaggtttGCTTTGTGGGATGGCAGCCTGCTTGTTTGTTTCCCAGATGCCTTGGGAGCAATTGCAGTGATGCTCCTGTTTTCTGCCACGTTGTTCTCATCCAGGCTAGTCATGCTGGTGAATGAGCTGAAAGAGACAACTATGGCAGGCAGCCAGATTCTGCAGTGTCACTACAGTTTGTTCCTGCCCTGTTGTATTTGCACACAGGTGGCCGTGTCTTGTTTTTTTCTCATCCAGTGGTTCTTCATGAATTGACTGGATGAACAAGCCAAATACACTCAGCTGTGCATGTGTTAGTCATAAAAGCCAAGTAGCCTAGTGTCTCTTAGTGGGACCTGGTTGTAAGAAATCACCTGAGATCCTGGCATGTTAGAGAGAACAGGTAGTTGAGATTCCAGTATATGAACTTTAAAATCCCCTGCTGTTAAATGGTTTATTCAAAACAAATCCTTTATGTGAGAGTTGGGCAGGAGGAGGCTTTCCAATGGCTGGCGCGCTGCGGGCTCTGTGGTTCTTCCACTCAATACAAATGGATGTCTCTTTCATCACATATTGCTGAAACGGTTTTCAGGTCATCCTGGAACCTCCTCTTTCATAGCTAATGACGAGAAGTACGGTTAAACAGTCAGGCCGTTTGTTCTGTCGGCTGTATCACATCTGCCCAGACAGCGTGCAGTTTGCCTTCCCTTGCAGGACTATTTTGGTACACGTACATGTGGGATTCTTTAAATACATATTTCGTTCTTAAAGCATGCTTTTTAAAATGGTCATGTAAGTACTGAGGTTTCACAGTGCCAACTGGGAATGCAGGCTGAATTGTATCTTATGTCACTGTAAGCCTTTCACCCGTTGTATCTCAGGTTTCTTCCAAGCAGGGTCTGTGCCTTATTGATGTCTCCAGGTGACTTGAGTCCCAGAGTTTGAAGTTGCAACATACAAAACACCAGAAACAAAATGTCACAATACAGTTTAATCTTTTGTTATAACCCCAATATGTAGTTTGTGAACAGGCAGGAAGGCAGAAAGGATTATTATAAGAGAGTCATTTCGCACTaaatatttgggtctttttcttgtaattATTAACTGACATTCACATGGCCAAAGGGGCAGATGGAACCAGCAGAAGAAGGAGAGGCAGGAAACAGGTTAAATGAGGAAGTTTGGGAAGCACACAGTTTGTGCTTAAATTgacattaaaaatgaaacaagccACCATTCTGCTCACTGGTTGTCTAGGTGAAATTTTAATGAGGGGGGAAACCTGGAGGATGGATTTTAACTGAGAGAGAATGGAGAAAACCTGGCAAACCTGAATGAACTGGTCTCTCTGACATCTTTCAGAAATATCTTGCAAGGAATCTATATTGATCTGTTAAACCCCAGCACTCCTCTGTGTTTGTCTCTGAAGTGGTTAAGAGTAAGCAGACAATGGAATATCACTTAAAGTTTCAGGTTCCATCTCTTCTTTATTTAGGAGCAGAATAAACTGTTCCAGGCACCTGGGTCCCAGGGTTTTGGATTTTTGCATGAATGTTCATGTCTTCTCCAATAATAATAAACACTGAATTGGACTATCTCCTATCTGCATGCTCCTCCCCAAGAAAGAGAACTGTGCAACTCGTTACATTTATTCGAATGAGAGATAATATTCAGGTCGTTtcacatgctttttttttctccatctaTCTGTCTCTCTTTCCTGTCTATTATTTGATGCATCAGGACTACTGAACAAGTGAAATTTCTCTGTTTTCTGTTGTAAGTACTCtcttctgttttctttatttgtttctAGTGTTTATTAGCATTCTCCAACCCCTCTTCTCTCCATGGCATGCAGGCTCCTTCCTACCTTTTGAGTTTCATTGTCTGACTCGTGTTCACCTCTCTCAGACCTTATTTCATCAGACAGCTTAGCCCTGTGATGGACTGTGTGCAAAGGAATGAAAAAGGGAGACGGTGGTGGTACTGTAGGTGTGTGTCTGTGCTTGCTACCATGGCATGTAAACTTCCAGTGTGTTTTGATGACATAGAAGTGTATGAAATCAATGTGTTggttagaccagaggttctcaatctttccagacaactgtacccctttcaggaggctgattttgCGTACCCCAaggttcacctcacttaaaaacaaaatcgGACATAAAATCACAAGTGTCACAGTGCACTATTACCCCAatattgcttattttctcatttataccatgtaattataaaatagatcaattggaatataaatattgtacttaagtttcagtgtatagtatacagagcagtataaacaagtcattgtatgaaattttagattGTACTGGCTTTGacagtgctttttatatagcctgttgtaaaactagggaaatatctagctgagttgatgtaccccgaGGGGTActcgtacccctggttgagaaccactggggccatggctacactggcgctttacagcgctgcaactttcgcgctcaggggtgtgaaaaaaacacccccctgaacgctgcaagatacagcgctgtaaagcctcagtgtaaacagtgccacagtgctgggagcgcagctcccagcgctgcaagctacactcgtagaagatgtggagtacgtgcagcgctgggagagctctctcccagtgctggcgctgcgaccatactcgaaacttcaaagcactgccacggcagcgctttgaagtgcaagtgtagccataccctaagttagGGGGATCTTCTCCTGGATCCATACACTGTAGAGACAAAGGTTGTTTTTGTCCTTCAGATGATTCTCTCctgggggggaagtctccccaccTGACTAGCCTTTGTAAAGTAGTGAGGCAGGCAGCGAATACTAAAGGAATGGCTCCAAGGGCAGGAGACTCAATAGGACAATGGACAGAACAGCTTGAAATAGCTTCACAGAGGTtttgggtacgtcttcactacctgccatatcggcgggtagcaatcgattgctcggggatcgatatatcgcgtctcatctagatgcgatatatcaatccccgaacgcgcttatatcgattccgtaactccaccaacccaaacggagttgcggaatcgacagggggagccgcggacatcgatcccgcgccgtgaggacggtgagtaattcgatcttagatactttgacttcagctacgttattcatgtagctgaggttgcgtatctgagatcgattttcccccgtagtgtagaccagccctatgaCGAGCCCAGGGACTCAGAAAACCTGTTTCTTTTTCATACTTCCTGTGGTTATGTCTTTAGGACTTGGGAAGGGTTTACCTGGCTCAGTGCAGATCTCCTGCACAGTAAAATAAACCAGAATGGATTGCAAAGAATAGCAACCTTCAGCAAGGGAAGTATTAGCATTATGAGTTAACTACTACTGGCCCTATCCAGTGATTGGCAAGGAGATGGTAAACAGCTTCTCTCTAGGCAGGGTGGAGACCAAACACTCTCAGTGCACAGATTAATGTGAATTACTTGTACTGTAGTACCACCTAGAGCCCAGCCAAGATCAGAACTCTGTTGTGCTagctgctgcacagacacattgtaagagacagtccctgcctccgaGATTATACCATCTAAATAGAACGGACAGACAAATGGTAACAGGAGAAACAGAAAACACAAGTAACTGAAAGTCGTACAGCAGGTCCGTGGGAGAGCCAGGGATAAGGCCCAGATTTTCTGCCTGCCAGGCCAGTGCCCTGTCTTGTTATCTTAGGGTTAggttagaacaggggttctcaaactgggggtcgagacCCCTGAGGGGGTCATGAGATTATCACATGgggagtcacgagctgtcagcctccacccaaaaccccgctttgcctccagcatttataatgctaTTAACTATgttaaaaagtggttttaatttgtAGGGGGGGGggtggttgcactcagaggctggATAGGTGAAAggtgtcaccagtacaaaagtttgagaagcaaTGGGTTAGAACATCAGGCAGCCAGCCTGTTCAGGAGCTGGTTGTGATGAATGACACCCCACGCTGTCAGAGGAATGTGCCCCGAAGAGTCTGAGCTATCTAGCTGGTATTTGGGCCCAGGCTTGCCGTGAGTGGGGAGAGAATCCTGCCTTTGATGGACTCAAACATTGATGGCACAAAACCATTCTGGTTAATTCTGCTTAGTGACTGGTAGGGGCAGCTGTCTTCACTCCTAGGTTATAGCTCTCACCTTGGGGCGACACCTTTTTGATTGTCTACTTTTTTTAACTGAGCCCCTAAAGCCTGCTTAGAGCAGCCAGATAGACTGAAACATGCTGGGGTATTGTCCCTCACGAGGCTAAGCCTCATCTAGATCCATCACAAAACCTTACAATAGCAAACCAGCATGTGCCACCCCAGCTTGCATCAGCCCCCGACAGTAACACAGCGGTGCGCTCAGCCTGCATGTGTGATCAGCTTGACCATAACAAACTAGTCGTGTATGCCACAGCACTTTGCATGAGCACCCCAGCCACAATGGACCAGTGAAATATTGCGTGTTCTTGTAGGAAAGTATTTCCCCCCCTTGCTGTGTTTTTCCCGGTGTTGTCACTGTGGAAGTTCTGCACTTTCCCTTGTGCTTTCCTGTAGTAACGAGGAGAGCAGCAGAGATCGTCTGACACCAGGTTTCTAGGGTCCTTTTACTCTCCTGGAACAGATGGACTCATCTTACTCGTGACTGTCTAACACCGCCCATCACCCACTCCGGAGAGCAGCCGAGGAGATAGGATTTATATAGGTTATGCTGGTAGATTTAGGGAAATTCAGAACTATCTGGAACGGGAGACTTACCCGTAGTTTATTTACATTATGTTACCCCATTTGTGCCTTTATTGTCTGTGTAGTTCTCAGCTGGAGATGCCAGCAGAGAAAGGGTCAGTTACAGTATGTACAATACTGAACAGTATTCAGCAAAACTGAATGCAAATGTTGGCATTTGCCTTCAGACTGAAAACTGACCAGCCTTTCTGGACtattggtgttttgttttttaattgggaCTTATGGACTAGGGAGCTTCCTATTGTACACATATTTAGGAATCCATTTACCAGACCTATTCCTGAGCTGAATGCAATCTTCTTTGCTTTAGTTGAGTCCCAAGTACTGGCACCCAATGCGCTGTAGAAAGAAGGTAATTCATGGCCTGCTTTCCTTAGTTTGTGTAGTCCCATATCCCTGTTGACTCTGGTAGCCTCAGGGTTTGCTGACTGAAAGCCGTGGAGGTTATTGAAGCAGGTCACTTTATATTCATGCTCCAGGATTAGAACAACAGCAGAAGAGCACAAATGTGTCTAGCAGAGAGAAGCAAAACTTAGCTGGCTAGTGGAATGTGCGTAATAGCAACCTATGGCTGAGAGCAGCTTAGCCTGGTTCTTCTCCTTCCCTCGAGCTTGTGGATCGCGTACCAGGGGATAGGGTACTCTGATCAAACTGGCTACCAGATGATATGAGAAACCTCTCCCCAGCAGGTCGCATGGTGGCCCTCTTCTGTACCTACGGAGATTGCTATCTGCCACGCCTCATTGGACTTGAGATTCAACCGCTTGTGTTAGAACCTTATGAAGAAAACTGAAGTTGAGTGAGTGGGGTTTTGAGGCAGACACAGATTTGAATGTTAGCTTCCAAATCAGATTCCCTCATGGGCCAGCATATAATGGATTTCATTGTGCTCTATTGGAGTACTAGTAATCCCTGCATGGAGAGTGTCCATGAGGGAAAATGGGCAGAGGCGCGAAAACAGAACAGGGCTATTTGAGAGTGAACtgaaggggggagaaggggattaTTATGGagtagggcagtggtccccaaccttttcagtgTGGCGGATACTTGACGACTAGCCACCAAGGAGCATGGCCGCTGGACAagcagctgccgaaatgccgccgagaagcggCCGCTTGACATTGATGTCTTGACGTTGCCacttctcggcggcatttcggcagctgctTTTCTATCAGCCAGTAGGCGGGCGCACATAGATGCCACGggcaggcaccatggcgcccgcgggcaccacgttggggactcCTGGAGTAGGGCCTCAATGCAAATCTTTTCATACTTCAGCACTGCAAAATTGCTGGTAAGGAGCATTGAGAAAGCAGGGGGCAGTGATCCTTCCTGTAAATGTCTGTAAGATCTGTCTTAAGCTCAGCAAATGTTTGTCCTCTGGGGAACCAAAAACCAAGGGCTGGAACAATAGGTTGCTAACTGGGGCAATGAGGTGGTGGTGAAACTTTGCTCCCTGCCAAGATGGTGAAACATGACTTCCTgtgctgtgtgagagagatgaATGCACTTGTGCATGTTATCCTGCTGCAAGGCAGGTGTCCCCATTTCCTCTTGTGCCCCAGAGACTCCTGCCTCCACATCCCTTGGTGCATGCTCCAAGTCCATGGGACAAGGCCAGTCTGTTTTGCCAAATGCCAGAATGAGAATAGTGCCTCTCAGCCCTGCATGCTTGACTGCTCAGTTCAGAGAGCCTGAGTTATTTTCTGCTGGATTCGGCCCTGGAAGCTCAGTGCTGTCTGCTAGATTTGTTTAACACATTGGTTGAAATGAATCAACATGGAGTCCAAGAAAAAACAGACCCTTAACCCAAGCAAAGCTCAGCACAGGGCCTAAAGCAAGGATGCAACCTGGTGGGAAAGTGAAACCACACTTACTGATTGTGGCTATGAATGTAGATTGGGCAGAATGCGGCTACCCAGCTCCTCAATGGGCTGACAACTGGGAACATGTACCAAGCTACCATATCTCACCCCCGTGCTATGGTCTCTCCACTGATTCCTGGTCTGCTTCCAGAGTTAATTCAAGACCTGGGCCATCAGTGTGTTAGGACCCAGATACACCTGTAACCACATCTCCATTCAGGATTTACTATTGACAGTGCAGCTTGCAAAACCCAGGACTAAATGCCTGAGAACTGGAGATGGAGCATTCTCATTTGAGGGGATCCATGTCTGGAATGAGCCACAAGAAGAGCTCAGAGTCACCCTGAGCTTAGCCTTCTTTAGGGCATGCTGCAGCACGCTCCTCTTTGAGACGTCGTTTTCACCGTCACTGGATAGATCATTAAAATACAAAGGAATGAAATGAGTCTGCCCTTCACACCAAGCAGAGTGCACTACGACCAGGgaagagagaagagcagaaaaCCCCATGAAGTCTGTTCAGGCCTGGCTGTGCAGATCTGACTTGCTAGGAAAGGCGCGGATACTATGGAGATGAGCGCTATGCAGAGCCGCGAGGTAGATAGAACAGAGTAACACATGGCTTTGGGAGACATGCACTGGTGCTTGTGGAGGGTCTCTTTGTTGGAATGGTTCGTCCTGCTGGAAGACCAACATGCATGTTAAACCCCTGGATAATATCTCCAGATAAAGCTTTAGAGATTCAGGGCAATGACCTAGTAAGAGAAACCCTTTTTGGCCAAGCTTATCGTTGTTTGTAAACCTCTCCATCAGCAGGCGAGAGCTGACTGGAGGTGCTTCCTCTGGGCTTTACCTTTGCAAAGGAGTAAATATTCTGAAGAAAACAacggttggttggttggtttgggttgtttttttgttttgctttaagaaCGTGCTTTGCCATAATATTTTCCTAATGAGTGCTTGGGGCTGTCCCATCAGCAGAATGCAATGCAAGCACCGGGGCTGCCCTTCATTTGCTTCAGCCTCTCTCTGCACATGCTGCTTCCTCCACCCATCCTCCTCCTGGTGAGAACAGCAAAGCTGGGTCTGAATCTGTCTCTTTTTCTTGTTGCAGGAGTGGCTGCAAGGTGAAGAAATATGAGATGCAATCCCTGGTCCTGGATGTTTGCACTCAGGTACAGTTAAGCAAATGGCACTTACCTGTGTTCTTCGGAGGCCAGCAGGAGCTTGTGTGTGGGCAGTGAGCATGTTGAGAAGGAGGAGGATTTGCAATCCTGATTCAGGGATGTCTTTCCTGATACCAGTCTGATGTAGGGGGGACATAATCATGAGAAGAGCTTGGAGGGCTTAGCTTTAAACTGATATTTACCTGTAACAACCCAGAACCAGCCAGCAGATGTCCCGGAAAACACTAGATTGCACTACATCCCCCTTGTCCGATGAAAATCGCTCTCAACATCGCCAAATCCTGGCTTCTGGGAGCAGGTGAACAACATGAGGAGGAGCTGGAAGAATCCACGATGGAGATGTTTTATGTGCAACTATCCGAtaatccttcccctccctgccctgatAAGTTTTTTGGCCAATAAATGAAACCATGGTCTCTACATTTCTGTGTTGTTCATAGGA
This window contains:
- the TACC1 gene encoding transforming acidic coiled-coil-containing protein 1 isoform X3 gives rise to the protein MGGAQSQRQREPPAAGQRPPGREETSSDSEGNFETPEAETPIRSPVKEICDPLLGLAVAKARTQELREDDEQLVAEISETYVPQKHSEDEVQSHLAVLQANKNSKAETDCKLDEDSSVTRVAPETEPPLDISSPFTKETDSPSSVVLAPDQTLPSNVPTATQEWVMSEEDMVVTLEGLADAESKAETLALESVPSKSKLKKVKSSSRGKKTAGETPETEAPTEGIPVPKASYQFSPAEYDEKINPFVMGGSKMQNSPPAAQQTFMASNSDTNDSGVELAEESRGHALKLEFDFTDGLENGEVKKALPKKIGRKSASKLTPKRQREAANKPVSADGLEKAPAEVPLPKALYSVDPSQWDDPNFNPFGSSSNMQNSPPLPKASYHFDPNNFDTVDPFKPTKSLANTAADSCPTADNNLNEILESQTLEVQDEELTVGKASPKKAKSRLITTTEQVKFLCFLLSGCKVKKYEMQSLVLDVCTQDEGALISKIPDVANCDGHATDEEKLASTSSSQKPSGPEVKGEPEDDLEYFECSNVPVSTINHAFSSSEAGFEKETSKQKEKDGPSSILGDCGLYSKDKAPGAMTTGASGSESPLESICLSESDQTAVLTLIREEIITKEIEANEWKKKYEESRQEVLEMRKIVAEYEKTIAQMIEDEQRTNMASQKSLQQLTMEKEQALADLNSVERSLSDLFRRYENLKGILEGFKKNEEALKKCAQDYLARVKQEEQRYQALKIHAEEKLDKANEEIAQVRTKAKAESAALHAGLRKEQMKVESLERALQQKNQEIEELTKICDELIAKMGKTD
- the TACC1 gene encoding transforming acidic coiled-coil-containing protein 1 isoform X4, whose product is MAFSPWQILSPVQWAKWTWSAVRGGGAGDGEDGGVEREIEEDDSQAETKSLSFSSDSEGNFETPEAETPIRSPVKEICDPLLGLAVAKARTQELREDDEQLVAEISETYVPQKHSEDEVQSHLAVLQANKNSKAETDCKLDEDSSVTRVAPETEPPLDISSPFTKETDSPSSVVLAPDQTLPSNVPTATQEWVMSEEDMVVTLEGLADAESKAETLALESVPSKSKLKKVKSSSRGKKTAGETPETEAPTEGIPVPKASYQFSPAEYDEKINPFVMGGSKMQNSPPAAQQTFMASNSDTNDSGVELAEESRGHALKLEFDFTDGLENGEVKKALPKKIGRKSASKLTPKRQREAANKPVSADGLEKAPAEVPLPKALYSVDPSQWDDPNFNPFGSSSNMQNSPPLPKASYHFDPNNFDTVDPFKPTKSLANTAADSCPTADNNLNEILESQTLEVQDEELTVGKASPKKAKSRLITTTEQVKFLCFLLSGCKVKKYEMQSLVLDVCTQDEGALISKIPDVANCDGHATDEEKLASTSSSQKPSGPEVKGFEKETSKQKEKDGPSSILGDCGLYSKDKAPGAMTTGASGSESPLESICLSESDQTAVLTLIREEIITKEIEANEWKKKYEESRQEVLEMRKIVAEYEKTIAQMIEDEQRTNMASQKSLQQLTMEKEQALADLNSVERSLSDLFRRYENLKGILEGFKKNEEALKKCAQDYLARVKQEEQRYQALKIHAEEKLDKANEEIAQVRTKAKAESAALHAGLRKEQMKVESLERALQQKNQEIEELTKICDELIAKMGKTD
- the TACC1 gene encoding transforming acidic coiled-coil-containing protein 1 isoform X5 produces the protein MAFSPWQILSPVQWAKWTWSAVRGGGAGDGEDGGVEREIEEDDSQAETKSLSFSSDSEGNFETPEAETPIRSPVKEICDPLLGLAVAKARTQELREDDEQLVAEISETYVPQKHSEDEVQSHLAVLQANKNSKAETDCKLDEDSSVTRVAPETEPPLDISSPFTKETDSPSSVVLAPDQTLPSNVPTATQEWVMSEEDMVVTLEGLADAESKAETLALESVPSKSKLKKVKSSSRGKKTAGETPETEAPTEGIPVPKASYQFSPAEYDEKINPFVMGGSKMQNSPPAAQQTFMASNSDTNDSGVELAEESRGHALKLEFDFTDGLENGEVKKALPKKIGRKSASKLTPKRQREAANKPVSADGLEKAPAEVPLPKALYSVDPSQWDDPNFNPFGSSSNMQNSPPLPKASYHFDPNNFDTVDPFKPTKSLANTAADSCPTADNNLNEILESQTLEVQDEELTVGKASPKKAKSRLITSGCKVKKYEMQSLVLDVCTQDEGALISKIPDVANCDGHATDEEKLASTSSSQKPSGPEVKGFEKETSKQKEKDGPSSILGDCGLYSKDKAPGAMTTGASGSESPLESICLSESDQTAVLTLIREEIITKEIEANEWKKKYEESRQEVLEMRKIVAEYEKTIAQMIEDEQRTNMASQKSLQQLTMEKEQALADLNSVERSLSDLFRRYENLKGILEGFKKNEEALKKCAQDYLARVKQEEQRYQALKIHAEEKLDKANEEIAQVRTKAKAESAALHAGLRKEQMKVESLERALQQKNQEIEELTKICDELIAKMGKTD